One segment of Plasmodium vivax chromosome 14, whole genome shotgun sequence DNA contains the following:
- a CDS encoding hypothetical protein, conserved (encoded by transcript PVX_100565A): MLSLKASRADNFYYGSVEEERAKKKKQQEEKKRAKKKKDYSEIKFEIPYTIICNKCKAYVYKGERFNSERRQVGFYLSSPFYSFSFTCKKCPNEIAFETNPKDCSYDVIRGARKKNEHFENVLTEQGRNNVNSIDFEKNKKKKTNPFLLLEVEALRRKGQAGGGGEAAHRGEKPPGSGEAHEELPNEDRSNGDHSNGDRSNEDRSNEDRSNEDRSNEDRSNEDRSNEDDPPSEEQLNDVIKENYRRNDKLKNDFSCNSNLRKQLRDMKKDKIQQLQERKRKNIFINIVEGDPLEEVLVKRYVRFGEKLRRTRGAHPSDQGEGVHLSDLRSKDRPGNGPPIKQKLAKSNLIKKKKSSIFDRKYLKKGR, translated from the coding sequence ATGCTGTCGCTGAAGGCGTCCCGGGCGGACAATTTCTACTACGGGAGCGTGGAGGAGGAGCgcgcgaagaagaagaagcagcaggaggagaagaagagagcaaaaaagaaaaaggattaCAGCGAaattaaatttgaaattCCCTACACCATTATATGCAATAAATGCAAAGCGTATGTGTATAAAGGGGAGAGGTTTAACAGTGAGAGGAGACAAGTGGGGTTTTACTTGAGCTCCCCCTTTTACTCCTTCAGCTTTACGTGCAAGAAATGCCCAAATGAAATTGCCTTCGAAACCAACCCGAAGGACTGCTCCTATGATGTCATCCGGGgggccagaaaaaaaaacgaacattttgaaaatgtctTGACGGAACAGGGGCGCAATAATGTTAACTCTATAGAttttgaaaagaataaaaaaaaaaaaaccaaccCGTTTCTCCTGCTGGAGGTGGAGGCCCTCCGCAGGAAGGGCCAAGCGGGGGGGGGTGGAGAAGCCGCGCACCGGGGAGAGAAGCCACCTGGTTCTGGCGAGGCGCACGAGGAGCTCCCCAACGAGGACCGCTCGAATGGGGATCACTCGAATGGGGACCGCTCGAATGAGGATCGCTCAAATGAGGACCGCTCAAATGAGGACCGCTCAAATGAGGACCGCTCAAATGAGGACCGCTCGAATGAGGACGACCCCCCAAGCGAAGAACAACTGAACGACGTTATTAAAGAAAACTACAGAAGAAACGATAAGTTGAAAAACGACTTCTCTTGCAACAGCAATCTGAGGAAGCAGCTGAGGGATAtgaaaaaggacaaaattcAGCAGCTGCAGGAGCGCAAGcggaagaatatttttataaacattgTGGAGGGCGACCCCCTCGAGGAGGTGCTCGTAAAGAGGTACGTGCGCTTTGGGGAGAAGCTCAGGCGGACCAGGGGCGCCCATCCGAGTGATCAGGGTGAAGGCGTCCATCTAAGTGATCTCCGCAGTAAAGACCGCCCAGGGAACGGCCCCCCGATTAAGCAGAAACTTGCGAAGAGCAACTtgataaagaagaagaagagcagcATATTTGACCGGAAGTACCTCAAGAAGGGGAGGTAG